One Thiocapsa sp. genomic window carries:
- a CDS encoding TraU family protein: MKAPTLPRLAGLLAVVLALSQSPVRAADPACPDAELFSGKLITDVCWACLFPIRIAGMPLFGGTAPAGAASAPFCACNDAFGVPHPGFTVGMWEPARLIELVHAPRCAPALGGIRLPLGSRRLLGTAGQAEYDASDTSFYNFHWYAFPLLILLDLFWDDRCNPDGYVDLDLLYVSELDPTWNHDELAFFTNPEAAWLANPVALAACLADAAAATAGTPIDALFWCAGTWGNLYPFTGRGPTVGSRARETSLASARSLAALHRRGLARRTMGNDALCGAPLAPFLPKSQYKLTMFYPLPETQRAHVIGESPFTWGEWRNIPAVGEDHLYLLWRWNDCCATF, translated from the coding sequence ATGAAGGCACCCACCCTGCCCCGCCTCGCCGGACTGCTCGCGGTCGTCCTCGCGCTGTCGCAGTCCCCCGTTCGGGCCGCCGACCCCGCCTGCCCGGACGCCGAGCTGTTCTCGGGCAAATTGATCACCGATGTCTGCTGGGCCTGTCTGTTTCCGATCCGCATCGCCGGCATGCCCCTGTTCGGCGGAACCGCACCGGCGGGTGCGGCCTCCGCCCCCTTCTGCGCCTGCAACGACGCCTTCGGCGTGCCCCATCCGGGCTTCACCGTCGGGATGTGGGAGCCCGCGCGACTGATCGAGCTGGTCCATGCGCCGCGCTGCGCCCCGGCCCTGGGCGGGATTCGCCTGCCGCTCGGCAGTCGCCGTCTGCTCGGCACCGCCGGTCAAGCCGAATACGACGCGAGCGATACGTCCTTCTACAACTTTCATTGGTACGCCTTCCCGCTGCTGATCCTGCTGGATCTGTTTTGGGACGACCGCTGCAACCCGGACGGCTACGTGGATCTGGACCTGCTCTATGTCTCCGAGCTGGATCCGACCTGGAACCACGACGAGCTGGCCTTCTTCACCAACCCGGAGGCCGCCTGGCTCGCCAATCCGGTCGCCCTGGCCGCCTGCCTGGCCGATGCCGCCGCAGCGACCGCGGGCACCCCGATCGATGCGCTCTTCTGGTGTGCCGGGACCTGGGGCAATCTCTATCCCTTCACCGGGCGCGGGCCCACCGTCGGCTCGCGGGCCCGCGAAACCAGTCTGGCCTCGGCCCGGTCTCTCGCCGCCCTGCATCGGCGCGGACTCGCGCGTCGCACGATGGGCAACGACGCCCTGTGCGGCGCACCGCTCGCGCCCTTCCTCCCGAAGAGCCAGTACAAGCTCACGATGTTCTACCCCCTGCCCGAGACGCAGCGCGCCCATGTGATCGGCGAAAGCCCGTTCACTTGGGGGGAGTGGCGCAACATCCCCGCGGTCGGGGAGGACCATCTCTATCTGCTGTGGCGTTGGAACGACTGCTGTGCGACCTTCTGA
- the lepB gene encoding signal peptidase I: MLLLVLGLMLYLGTRYRIAINDQVDKCLPPYTVFLVDRHDSALERDGLYAFLAGERMAPFFPMQMQVIKRVVGLPGDTVAVTEQATRVDGRTVGEGLDLAGTLGTPAAQFVREVVVPADAVWIMGATRDSFDSRYWGPLPRHHIIGRAYALL, translated from the coding sequence GTGCTGCTCCTCGTCCTGGGGTTGATGCTCTATCTCGGGACGCGCTATCGCATCGCGATCAACGATCAGGTCGACAAGTGCTTGCCGCCCTACACGGTCTTCCTGGTGGATCGCCACGACAGTGCCCTCGAGCGCGACGGCCTCTATGCCTTCCTTGCCGGCGAGCGCATGGCGCCCTTCTTCCCGATGCAAATGCAGGTGATCAAACGGGTCGTCGGTTTGCCCGGAGACACCGTTGCGGTCACTGAACAGGCCACTCGGGTCGACGGCCGAACGGTCGGCGAAGGACTGGATCTGGCCGGCACGCTCGGCACGCCCGCGGCGCAGTTCGTCCGCGAGGTCGTGGTCCCCGCCGATGCCGTCTGGATCATGGGCGCCACCCGCGACAGCTTCGACTCGCGTTACTGGGGCCCGCTGCCGCGTCATCACATCATCGGGCGGGCCTATGCACTGCTCTGA
- a CDS encoding TraV family lipoprotein, which produces MTSRLTLPLMLSALAALSGCATRAPVPEPVAAQDQRPAEYRPTRAAAASMQAWIAPWEDATGDLYPPSTVYIEVLREHWQYDAPHGRLTVLRPLQVQPRSPAPNDAAGPVMPPDTVPTDPANVPMHLPRADKRGA; this is translated from the coding sequence ATGACCTCACGCCTCACGTTGCCGCTCATGCTCTCGGCGCTCGCCGCCCTGAGCGGCTGCGCCACCCGAGCGCCCGTCCCGGAACCGGTGGCGGCCCAAGACCAACGCCCCGCCGAGTATCGACCCACACGCGCCGCCGCCGCGTCGATGCAGGCCTGGATCGCCCCTTGGGAGGATGCGACCGGCGATCTGTATCCGCCCTCCACGGTGTACATCGAGGTGCTGCGCGAGCACTGGCAGTACGACGCCCCGCACGGTCGTTTGACCGTGCTGCGGCCGCTGCAGGTACAGCCGCGATCGCCCGCACCGAACGATGCCGCGGGTCCGGTCATGCCCCCGGATACGGTTCCGACGGATCCGGCAAACGTACCCATGCACCTGCCGCGAGCGGACAAGCGCGGCGCTTGA
- a CDS encoding TrbC family F-type conjugative pilus assembly protein, protein MHCSELRFPALLVLSLLYVPTASAQSSERADLRALRDQAGAIQEAVSGTALPDWLRPGSEASTRAGETLGAAERERMHRLITAQMPAVPAANAPPTQTITLLVSRALGAAALRDIFASAARPDVRVVFRGVAEGEPLMDFMRGIHAELDGLDPMPAVALDPTPFREAGAEAVPLMILSGPDGEIARVAGLSDPAWLQAQVAAGRTGDLGIRGPVATISEPDMLEEIARRVAALDLAALREQALARYWTRAVFEHLPAAREPRTRVIDPVIEAKADIALPDGTLLVRVGETLNPLDRLAFGLRLVVFDPTEPAQVQTARTLGESAGTLRPVYLATRLDREAGWEGFRAIEDALDETVYLLTPDVRERFALERVPASVESAGRVFLVREHPPEEPR, encoded by the coding sequence ATGCACTGCTCTGAGCTTCGGTTCCCTGCCCTGCTCGTCCTCTCGCTCCTATACGTCCCGACGGCCTCCGCCCAGTCAAGCGAGCGCGCCGATCTGCGTGCGCTGCGCGATCAGGCCGGCGCCATCCAAGAGGCGGTCTCCGGCACGGCGCTCCCGGACTGGCTCCGGCCGGGCTCCGAGGCTTCGACACGCGCGGGCGAGACGCTCGGCGCGGCCGAGCGCGAACGGATGCACCGACTGATCACCGCACAGATGCCCGCCGTCCCCGCCGCGAACGCGCCCCCGACGCAGACGATCACGCTCCTGGTCTCGCGCGCCTTGGGCGCGGCTGCCCTGCGCGACATCTTCGCCAGCGCGGCCCGACCCGACGTGCGGGTGGTCTTTCGCGGGGTGGCCGAAGGCGAACCGCTGATGGATTTCATGCGCGGGATCCATGCCGAGTTGGACGGGCTCGATCCGATGCCCGCGGTCGCGCTCGACCCGACACCCTTTCGCGAGGCCGGCGCCGAGGCCGTCCCGCTGATGATCCTGTCCGGACCCGACGGGGAGATTGCACGGGTCGCCGGCCTGTCGGATCCCGCCTGGCTGCAGGCGCAGGTGGCGGCCGGCCGGACCGGGGATCTGGGGATACGCGGACCGGTCGCGACGATCTCCGAACCGGACATGCTCGAGGAGATCGCGCGCCGGGTCGCCGCCCTGGATCTCGCGGCACTGCGCGAGCAGGCACTCGCGCGTTATTGGACACGCGCGGTCTTCGAACATCTGCCGGCCGCGCGGGAGCCCCGCACGCGGGTGATCGATCCGGTGATCGAGGCGAAGGCCGACATCGCCCTGCCGGACGGCACGCTGCTGGTGCGGGTCGGCGAGACCCTCAACCCGCTCGATCGCCTGGCCTTCGGGCTGCGTCTGGTGGTGTTCGATCCGACCGAGCCGGCCCAAGTCCAGACGGCGCGCACGCTGGGCGAAAGTGCCGGGACGTTGCGGCCGGTCTATCTGGCGACCCGTTTGGATCGCGAGGCCGGCTGGGAGGGTTTTCGCGCCATCGAGGATGCCCTGGACGAGACGGTCTATCTGCTCACCCCGGACGTGCGCGAACGCTTCGCCCTGGAGCGCGTACCGGCGAGCGTCGAGTCCGCCGGTCGTGTCTTCCTGGTGCGCGAGCATCCGCCGGAGGAACCCCGATGA
- the ltrA gene encoding group II intron reverse transcriptase/maturase: MSLITPETIRTLQRKLYAKAKQEPAYRFYALYDKVYREDILRHAWNLVRSNAGSPGIDGVSFAAIEQGEGVEGFLQEIAQELREKSYRAQPVRRVMIPKGDGRERPLGIPTIRDRVVQMAVKLVIEPIFEADFTPHSYGFRPKRSAHDAIDDIANALWAGHTHVIDADLSSYFDTIPHANLMAVVAERIVDGRLLALLKQWLKAPVIGVDDQGKRRTVGGGKANRVGTPQGGVISPLLSNLYLHLLDRIWDRHRLKDELGAHIVRYADDFVVLCKQGVEEPLNVVRHVMDRLGLTLNETKTHVVDAKETGFDFLGFTLQMSRGANTGKWYPNVRPSDKAVGKITAKVTELTRRELTCIPLDDVVGSVNRSLRGWANYFHFRNSSLAMSKVRNHAEQRLRIHLRKRHKVKTWGAGYAKFPSHDLYDRHGLHPLPKGPGWKTAHALV, translated from the coding sequence ATGTCGCTAATCACCCCGGAGACGATCAGGACACTTCAGAGGAAGCTCTACGCTAAGGCCAAGCAAGAACCGGCCTACCGCTTCTACGCGCTCTATGACAAGGTGTACCGGGAGGACATCCTCCGTCACGCCTGGAATCTTGTCCGGTCAAACGCAGGCAGCCCCGGGATTGACGGGGTCAGCTTCGCGGCCATTGAGCAAGGCGAAGGGGTAGAGGGGTTTCTGCAGGAGATCGCACAGGAACTGCGCGAGAAAAGCTACCGCGCCCAACCGGTACGGCGTGTGATGATCCCCAAAGGGGATGGCCGCGAACGGCCGCTGGGGATACCCACCATCCGCGACCGCGTGGTGCAAATGGCCGTCAAGCTGGTGATCGAGCCGATTTTCGAGGCGGACTTTACGCCGCACTCCTATGGGTTTCGACCCAAACGCTCGGCGCACGATGCCATCGACGATATTGCCAACGCACTCTGGGCCGGACACACTCATGTCATTGATGCCGATCTGTCGAGCTACTTCGACACGATCCCCCACGCTAACCTCATGGCGGTGGTGGCCGAACGCATTGTCGACGGACGCCTCCTGGCGCTTCTGAAGCAATGGCTGAAGGCACCCGTCATCGGCGTGGACGATCAAGGAAAACGCAGGACGGTCGGTGGAGGAAAAGCCAACCGGGTTGGCACGCCGCAAGGTGGTGTCATCTCCCCGCTGTTGTCGAATCTCTACCTGCATCTGCTCGATCGCATCTGGGACCGGCATCGGCTGAAAGACGAGCTGGGGGCACACATCGTCCGCTATGCGGACGACTTTGTCGTGCTCTGTAAGCAGGGTGTGGAAGAACCGCTGAACGTGGTGCGCCACGTCATGGATCGACTGGGTTTGACGCTCAATGAGACCAAGACCCACGTGGTGGACGCCAAGGAGACGGGCTTTGACTTTCTGGGTTTTACGCTCCAGATGAGTCGAGGCGCCAACACCGGCAAATGGTACCCAAACGTACGTCCGTCGGACAAAGCTGTGGGTAAAATCACGGCGAAAGTGACGGAACTAACGCGACGGGAGTTGACCTGCATCCCGCTGGATGATGTGGTTGGAAGCGTGAACCGCAGCCTTCGCGGCTGGGCGAACTATTTCCATTTCCGCAATTCCAGTCTGGCGATGAGTAAGGTTAGGAACCACGCCGAACAGCGGCTGCGAATCCACTTGCGCAAGCGACACAAGGTCAAGACCTGGGGTGCGGGTTACGCCAAATTCCCGTCTCACGACCTCTATGACCGCCATGGACTGCACCCACTCCCGAAAGGACCCGGCTGGAAGACGGCGCATGCCTTGGTGTGA
- a CDS encoding septal ring lytic transglycosylase RlpA family protein — MSQRDRLARFSRRVLIAAFALIGCHSEESVEHGKGSAAATKPGSNEVGEASWYGPGFQGNETASGETFDQNKMTAAHPTLPMGTTAEVTNLENDKKVEVRINDRGPYEGNRVIDLSREAASRLDMVDDGTSRVRIEAQPQPRTDCGGTSR; from the coding sequence ATGTCCCAACGCGACCGTCTTGCCCGATTCTCGCGACGTGTTCTGATTGCCGCCTTTGCGCTGATCGGATGTCACTCCGAAGAGTCGGTCGAGCACGGCAAAGGGAGTGCGGCGGCCACCAAACCGGGCTCGAATGAGGTCGGCGAAGCGTCCTGGTACGGCCCCGGATTTCAAGGCAACGAAACCGCGAGTGGCGAGACCTTCGATCAGAACAAGATGACGGCTGCCCATCCGACGTTGCCGATGGGGACCACGGCTGAAGTGACCAACCTCGAGAACGACAAGAAGGTCGAGGTCAGGATCAATGATCGTGGGCCTTACGAGGGGAATCGGGTCATCGATCTTTCGCGCGAAGCGGCCAGTCGGCTGGATATGGTAGACGACGGAACGTCCCGCGTCAGAATCGAGGCTCAGCCGCAACCGCGCACGGACTGCGGCGGCACCTCTCGATAG
- the traN gene encoding conjugal transfer protein TraN: MRPSERYAFPVRVLTGLLCIALAWTPWALVWGDDFADAIDAGKQAGREATGALTLPALSGDTLTLPGGDLRLDALFPGAGGGDPASFSGLYGHHHGTLIHGQQAQGALITEGSATGEAYRTLRGSVERSRADMRIDPLWAQTDDVLDNFEAIAETFGHCETATTFDNGTRAVHVPDLRTCDRLTPQGGSCSWYHDYALPAQDSLVTVGGSAALESCGPGCTRVVLERGGSWSEIDARSGAVPVDAPPLEGEFAVSDPARVDSVRVTLVFGDRPDHEAAEGWFLQGTRSWYSARFPGVDRARTTPGDWYDATPMTENLRNGGRFSLRHDQTWTYSDQGGPTEWCPLCGEQFSYPVYFGAIALAVEIRYTSRPLRSVWGANDGCYDLLETLGSDFCSGTVDCLGSPPLAADGCYENGDVRICPDAMATPPVAGQNPFCTEIKVTASCSGFNQGPMSCWTDPQGQLQCPYNDGDQPSDCIALEADPACGFIKSECVEGAVDNRGTCFLFEETWDCGTARTIPFLERHRTLDCAGPVRCLGTDCAEFPEEQSADFAKAVGALQTVQMAVSDMQCTPGGSCRVFSGSAHECKRAVGGIVNCCTRPQGVSLADYVGLIFALGKIDAAIMGLDKGAMIRGSWETLRQPVTATWSAVKESFVSVANSFTGKTAAAATDAAAEVGLNAVKQALLTQTAEWAAQLFGDAAVNALFSTTSGGVAVTGGVVAEGSVLQLGGGAAWLGTAMAWAMYAYMIYTVVMILIRIIWTCEQSEFELGAKRELRACHRVGSYCKQEVLTWCVEKRESYCCFNTPLARILNQQIRPQLGRDWGEAQSPECSGIDIRDFARVDWTRVNLDEWLAILYETGHFPTLETLTVEDLTGAGSALTVRSEGRADAATRTTQRSDGLDSEEVRKEAESELWRETLPALPAE; the protein is encoded by the coding sequence GTGCGACCTTCTGAGCGATACGCCTTCCCGGTCCGGGTCCTGACCGGCCTCCTCTGCATCGCCCTGGCCTGGACCCCGTGGGCGTTGGTGTGGGGCGATGACTTCGCCGACGCCATCGACGCGGGCAAGCAGGCGGGGCGCGAAGCGACCGGCGCACTGACGCTGCCGGCGCTCTCGGGCGACACGCTGACGCTGCCGGGCGGGGATCTGCGTCTCGACGCGCTCTTTCCCGGCGCCGGCGGCGGCGACCCGGCGAGCTTCTCCGGACTCTACGGCCATCACCACGGCACCCTGATCCACGGCCAACAGGCCCAAGGTGCCCTGATCACCGAGGGCTCGGCGACCGGCGAGGCCTACCGCACCCTGCGCGGGTCGGTCGAGCGCTCCCGTGCCGACATGCGCATCGACCCGCTGTGGGCGCAGACCGACGACGTCCTCGACAACTTCGAGGCGATCGCCGAGACCTTCGGTCACTGCGAGACCGCAACGACCTTCGACAACGGCACCCGCGCGGTCCACGTTCCGGATCTGCGCACCTGCGATCGGTTGACCCCGCAAGGCGGCTCCTGCTCCTGGTATCACGACTACGCGCTCCCGGCGCAGGACAGTCTCGTGACGGTCGGCGGCAGTGCGGCGCTGGAGAGCTGCGGACCCGGCTGCACGCGGGTCGTGCTCGAGCGCGGCGGATCCTGGAGTGAAATCGACGCGCGCTCCGGCGCCGTCCCCGTCGACGCTCCCCCGTTGGAGGGCGAATTCGCCGTGAGCGATCCGGCACGCGTGGACAGTGTCCGGGTCACGCTCGTCTTCGGCGATCGACCGGATCACGAGGCCGCCGAGGGGTGGTTTCTCCAGGGGACGCGTTCCTGGTATTCGGCGCGCTTTCCCGGGGTCGATCGCGCGCGCACCACGCCGGGCGACTGGTATGACGCAACACCCATGACGGAGAACCTGCGCAACGGCGGTCGGTTCAGCCTGCGCCACGACCAGACCTGGACCTACAGCGATCAGGGCGGACCCACCGAGTGGTGCCCCTTGTGCGGGGAGCAGTTCAGCTACCCCGTCTATTTCGGGGCGATCGCCCTTGCGGTGGAGATCCGTTACACCTCCCGGCCGCTGCGCAGTGTCTGGGGCGCGAACGACGGCTGTTACGACCTGCTCGAGACCCTCGGCAGCGACTTCTGCAGCGGTACGGTCGACTGCCTGGGCTCGCCCCCGCTTGCCGCGGACGGCTGTTACGAGAACGGCGACGTGCGCATTTGCCCGGACGCCATGGCGACCCCGCCCGTGGCCGGTCAAAACCCCTTCTGCACCGAGATCAAGGTGACCGCGAGCTGCTCGGGGTTCAACCAAGGGCCGATGTCGTGCTGGACCGATCCGCAGGGACAGCTGCAGTGTCCCTACAACGACGGCGATCAACCCTCCGACTGCATCGCCTTGGAGGCCGATCCCGCCTGCGGCTTCATCAAGTCCGAATGTGTCGAGGGTGCCGTCGACAACCGCGGAACCTGTTTTCTGTTTGAAGAGACCTGGGACTGCGGCACCGCGCGCACCATCCCGTTCCTGGAGCGCCACCGCACGCTCGACTGTGCCGGTCCGGTGCGCTGCCTCGGCACCGACTGCGCGGAGTTTCCCGAGGAGCAGTCGGCGGACTTCGCCAAGGCGGTCGGCGCGTTGCAGACGGTGCAGATGGCGGTCTCGGACATGCAGTGCACGCCGGGCGGCAGCTGTCGGGTGTTCTCGGGCAGCGCCCATGAGTGCAAACGCGCGGTCGGGGGGATCGTGAACTGCTGCACGCGACCCCAAGGCGTGTCGCTGGCGGATTACGTCGGGCTGATCTTCGCACTCGGGAAGATCGATGCCGCGATCATGGGACTCGACAAAGGGGCCATGATCCGCGGCTCTTGGGAGACGTTGCGCCAGCCGGTCACCGCGACCTGGAGCGCGGTCAAGGAGTCCTTCGTCAGCGTGGCCAACAGCTTCACCGGCAAGACCGCGGCGGCCGCCACCGACGCCGCGGCCGAGGTCGGACTGAATGCGGTCAAACAAGCGCTTCTGACGCAGACCGCGGAATGGGCCGCGCAGCTCTTCGGCGATGCCGCGGTCAATGCGCTGTTCTCGACCACGAGCGGCGGGGTGGCGGTCACCGGGGGTGTGGTGGCGGAAGGCTCGGTGCTGCAGCTCGGCGGCGGGGCGGCCTGGCTCGGTACGGCCATGGCCTGGGCGATGTATGCCTACATGATCTACACGGTCGTGATGATCCTGATCCGCATCATCTGGACCTGCGAGCAGAGCGAGTTCGAGCTGGGTGCGAAGCGGGAGCTGCGCGCCTGCCATCGCGTCGGATCCTACTGCAAACAGGAGGTGCTGACCTGGTGCGTGGAGAAGCGCGAGAGCTACTGTTGCTTCAACACCCCGCTTGCGCGGATCCTCAACCAGCAGATCCGCCCGCAGCTCGGACGCGACTGGGGCGAGGCGCAATCACCGGAGTGCTCCGGGATCGACATCCGGGATTTCGCGCGCGTCGACTGGACCCGGGTGAATCTCGACGAGTGGCTCGCGATCCTCTACGAGACCGGACACTTCCCGACCCTGGAGACCCTCACCGTCGAGGACCTCACCGGCGCGGGCAGCGCGCTGACCGTCCGCAGCGAAGGCCGGGCGGATGCGGCGACGCGTACCACGCAACGCAGCGACGGACTCGACAGCGAGGAGGTCCGCAAGGAGGCCGAGTCCGAGCTGTGGCGCGAGACGCTTCCGGCTCTGCCTGCCGAGTAG
- the traA gene encoding TraA family conjugative transfer protein encodes MLSPPPLSGRDRRTLLFAGLAATLLALALSATATAGTTGTEFSALYTLLTGWMTGFLGRVVAVIFIIIGVIAGAARQSIMGFVLGIAAGVGMFLAPAIVDGVVTATLPVL; translated from the coding sequence ATGTTGTCCCCGCCCCCGTTGTCCGGCCGCGACCGCCGGACCCTGCTGTTCGCGGGCCTCGCCGCGACCCTGCTCGCCCTGGCGCTCTCCGCGACCGCCACGGCCGGCACCACCGGCACCGAGTTCTCGGCCCTCTACACCCTGCTCACCGGCTGGATGACCGGTTTCCTGGGTCGTGTGGTGGCCGTGATCTTCATCATCATCGGCGTCATCGCCGGTGCCGCACGCCAGTCGATCATGGGCTTCGTCCTGGGCATCGCCGCCGGCGTGGGCATGTTCCTGGCCCCGGCGATCGTCGACGGCGTCGTCACCGCCACCCTGCCCGTTCTCTGA
- the traC gene encoding type IV secretion system protein TraC gives MTTSRRFTGSRANALFPTLAYDPDSHLFLLDDQSLAFGYLCEPLSAADQSNADRLLVLGNLDWPPETLLQVALWTSPDVEETVARMEGLRIETATALLRESTRRTAAYLRAGSTAPISPTGDLRLRELQVLVTAKLPLAAPQPSAHELRDARELQATALQVLVTAGMRPTSLTADRHVRIMTTLLNWGAQAGWRDRITPECDARRPVRDQYLDYDVGIDVDAKGITLGEQRIQTFSIKRFPDRAGFGLAARFLGDPFSGSRGVRHNALITLNLHFPDPEATRVNLTSRAQWAAHQVSGNLSHYMPRLAHNKRDFDALFARLDHGDRPLQAYLGIVLFTAPEEAAGAASNLRTYWRELGFQVLTDRFFVLPLFLNCLPFGADRGAIRTSFRYRTLSAAHAVALMPVFGDWKGTGTPVLNLIGRTGQLVDLSLFDSATNYNAVIAASSGSGKSFLANELLSTNLSVGGRCWVIDVGRSYANLCESLGGQFVAFTADSDIVLNPFELLQTWEEDADVIAAMVTAMAAPTEPLGDYRTAGLKRALRELWDTHGTGMNVDLIAAAMLACADERLQDVGVQLYPFTSRGEYGRWFHGRNTMDFSADLVVLELEELKGRKHLQQVILLQLIFQIQQAMYLGERSRQKLVLIDEAWDLLTQGDVATFIEHGYRRFRKYNGAAITVTQSLADLYANPTGRAIADNSAHTLLLAQPGHAIDRLKADHRLPMTAAGAEMLKTVHTVPGAYSEIMTLTDSGAGIGRLMVDPFRQLLYSTKPSDVAAIRRLRERGMSVEQAINRLLAGAEAEASDAA, from the coding sequence ATGACGACATCGCGCCGGTTCACCGGTTCGCGCGCCAACGCGCTCTTCCCGACCCTGGCCTACGACCCGGACAGCCATCTGTTTCTGCTCGACGACCAGTCGCTCGCCTTCGGCTATCTGTGCGAGCCCTTGTCCGCTGCCGATCAGTCCAACGCCGACCGCCTGCTGGTGCTCGGCAATCTCGACTGGCCGCCCGAGACCCTGCTGCAGGTCGCGCTCTGGACCTCGCCGGATGTCGAGGAGACGGTCGCGCGCATGGAAGGGCTGCGCATCGAGACCGCCACCGCGCTGTTGCGGGAATCCACGCGCCGCACCGCCGCCTATCTGCGCGCCGGCAGCACCGCCCCGATCTCCCCGACCGGGGATCTGCGCCTGCGCGAGCTGCAGGTGTTGGTCACGGCCAAGCTGCCGCTGGCCGCCCCGCAGCCGAGCGCGCATGAGTTGCGCGATGCCCGCGAGTTGCAGGCGACCGCCCTGCAGGTGCTGGTCACCGCCGGGATGCGCCCGACGAGCCTCACCGCCGACCGCCACGTGCGGATCATGACGACCCTGCTCAATTGGGGAGCGCAGGCGGGGTGGCGCGACCGCATCACGCCCGAATGCGATGCCCGGCGCCCGGTCCGCGATCAGTACCTGGACTACGACGTCGGCATCGATGTCGACGCCAAGGGGATCACGCTCGGGGAGCAGCGCATCCAGACCTTCTCGATCAAGCGCTTTCCCGACCGCGCCGGCTTCGGGCTGGCCGCGCGCTTCCTCGGGGATCCCTTCTCGGGCTCGCGCGGGGTGCGCCACAATGCGCTGATCACCCTGAACCTGCATTTCCCGGACCCCGAGGCGACGCGGGTGAATCTCACCTCGCGCGCGCAGTGGGCCGCCCATCAGGTGAGCGGCAATCTTTCGCACTACATGCCGCGTCTCGCCCACAACAAGCGCGATTTCGACGCCTTGTTCGCCCGGCTGGATCACGGCGACCGCCCGCTGCAGGCGTACCTGGGGATCGTGCTCTTCACCGCCCCGGAGGAGGCCGCGGGCGCGGCCTCGAATCTGCGCACCTATTGGCGCGAGCTCGGCTTTCAGGTGCTGACCGACCGCTTCTTCGTGCTGCCGCTCTTTCTCAACTGTCTGCCGTTCGGGGCCGATCGCGGGGCGATCCGCACCAGTTTTCGCTACCGCACCCTCTCCGCCGCCCACGCCGTCGCGCTCATGCCGGTCTTCGGCGACTGGAAGGGCACCGGCACCCCGGTGCTCAACCTGATCGGGCGCACCGGTCAGCTCGTGGATCTGAGCCTCTTCGACTCGGCGACCAACTACAACGCCGTGATTGCCGCCTCCTCGGGTTCGGGCAAGTCGTTCCTCGCCAACGAGCTGCTCTCGACCAACCTGAGTGTCGGCGGGCGCTGCTGGGTGATCGACGTCGGGCGCAGCTACGCCAACCTCTGCGAATCCCTCGGCGGGCAGTTCGTCGCCTTCACCGCCGACTCGGACATCGTGCTGAATCCCTTCGAGCTGCTGCAGACGTGGGAGGAGGACGCCGACGTGATCGCCGCCATGGTCACGGCAATGGCCGCCCCGACCGAGCCGCTCGGCGACTATCGCACCGCCGGTCTCAAGCGCGCCCTGCGCGAGCTGTGGGACACCCACGGCACGGGGATGAACGTGGATCTGATCGCCGCGGCCATGCTCGCCTGCGCGGACGAGCGTCTGCAGGACGTCGGCGTGCAGCTCTACCCCTTCACCTCGCGCGGGGAATACGGACGCTGGTTCCACGGGCGCAACACCATGGACTTCAGCGCGGATCTGGTGGTTCTGGAGCTCGAAGAGCTCAAGGGACGCAAACACCTCCAGCAGGTCATCCTGCTTCAGCTGATCTTCCAGATCCAGCAGGCGATGTATCTGGGCGAGCGTTCTCGCCAAAAGCTGGTGCTGATCGACGAGGCCTGGGATCTGCTCACCCAGGGGGATGTCGCAACCTTCATCGAGCACGGCTACCGGCGCTTTCGCAAGTACAACGGGGCCGCGATCACCGTCACCCAGTCCCTCGCCGACCTCTACGCCAACCCCACCGGGCGGGCGATCGCCGACAACAGCGCCCACACCCTGCTGCTCGCCCAGCCCGGCCATGCCATCGATCGACTCAAGGCCGATCACCGTCTGCCGATGACCGCCGCGGGCGCGGAGATGCTCAAGACCGTGCACACCGTTCCCGGTGCCTACTCCGAGATCATGACCCTGACCGACAGCGGCGCGGGGATCGGCCGGCTGATGGTGGACCCCTTCCGCCAGCTGCTCTACTCCACCAAGCCCTCGGACGTCGCGGCGATCCGACGGCTGCGCGAGCGCGGGATGAGCGTCGAGCAGGCGATCAACCGGTTGCTTGCGGGGGCCGAGGCGGAGGCGTCCGATGCCGCCTGA
- a CDS encoding RRXRR domain-containing protein, with protein sequence MSRSRTAHVQVRSPSGKPLSDCARRRAREMVRRGRATWISTSPPIIRLTEKPS encoded by the coding sequence ATGAGCCGATCCCGCACCGCCCATGTCCAGGTGCGCTCGCCCTCCGGCAAGCCCTTGAGCGACTGCGCCCGCCGCCGCGCCAGGGAGATGGTCCGCCGCGGTCGCGCGACCTGGATCTCGACCTCACCCCCGATCATCCGCCTGACCGAGAAGCCCTCATGA